Genomic segment of Myxococcales bacterium:
GCCGCCGCCAAGCCGTGCTTCGACATCACCTTCGTGATCGCGCTGGTCAGCGTCGTCTTCCCGTGATCGATGTGGCCGATCGTCCCAATGTTCACGTGCGGCTTCGTCCGCTCAAACTTGGCCTTTGCCATGATTCCCTCCGGGTTTTCAAAAAGTT
This window contains:
- the tuf gene encoding elongation factor Tu (EF-Tu; promotes GTP-dependent binding of aminoacyl-tRNA to the A-site of ribosomes during protein biosynthesis; when the tRNA anticodon matches the mRNA codon, GTP hydrolysis results; the inactive EF-Tu-GDP leaves the ribosome and release of GDP is promoted by elongation factor Ts; many prokaryotes have two copies of the gene encoding EF-Tu) produces the protein MAKAKFERTKPHVNIGTIGHIDHGKTTLTSAITKVMSKHGLAAA